The following coding sequences lie in one uncultured Mailhella sp. genomic window:
- a CDS encoding phage/plasmid primase, P4 family, producing the protein MSNHQNGAPNSPKEWLRDEIIKAEVQRKAEEEAANLARLKADAEESKDGSGKLQRDKEVEERQRFVEECAATGQKGSGILFNELNRGELIFVPEWNTWLEWREQYWARIWPFEATDRVERVSQAYLEAAERLRIMAASARAEDDSERAKGLDSRSKKLRSAADKLHQKQGINACLDLSLSHSSRLTVPGVKTDADNFIIVAKNGVVELRSGKLRPGKPEDYFTRHCSVNWQGIEAACPKWEKMLFEILGEDPDVLHYMQKLLGMALCGDISEKIFVVLLGAEGDSGKTTIFEILYEILTGSDGTSETGYAAPMPVELLLDQGTPQNPNSPTPAVLEMKGQRIAWASEPGENRRFSVDKIKLMSGDDSLVGRSPYDKGNTKFRPTHTLFLLTNHKMRAGDNDSAFWKRLKLVDCPYSFVSNPDPNNPMERLVNKNLKREILSEEASGVLAWLVRGYQLYEIEGLTPPEKIKRDTDAYRREESIILQFVDACLEEDPEAPRLSAAHIYTVFKAWFEDKMSRRGCPSISTFGKLAKRVIRCEKAGGRVWYYGYKFNEQAEFDYPKEVKEHA; encoded by the coding sequence ATGAGCAACCACCAGAACGGCGCCCCGAACTCTCCGAAGGAATGGTTGCGCGATGAGATCATTAAGGCAGAGGTGCAGCGCAAGGCTGAAGAAGAGGCCGCAAACCTTGCACGACTGAAGGCTGACGCCGAGGAGAGCAAGGACGGCTCTGGAAAGCTTCAGCGGGACAAGGAAGTGGAAGAGCGGCAGCGCTTCGTGGAAGAGTGCGCCGCTACCGGACAGAAGGGGTCAGGTATCCTGTTCAATGAGCTGAACAGGGGAGAGCTGATATTCGTCCCCGAGTGGAACACCTGGCTGGAATGGCGAGAACAGTACTGGGCGAGAATATGGCCGTTTGAAGCGACGGACAGGGTAGAGAGAGTTTCCCAAGCGTACCTGGAAGCGGCGGAACGCCTTCGGATCATGGCGGCATCGGCCCGGGCAGAAGATGATAGCGAACGAGCCAAGGGTCTGGACTCCAGGAGCAAAAAGCTCAGAAGCGCGGCGGACAAGCTTCACCAGAAGCAGGGGATCAACGCCTGTTTGGATTTATCTCTTTCTCATAGTAGCCGGCTCACGGTGCCGGGCGTGAAAACGGACGCGGACAACTTCATCATCGTGGCGAAGAACGGAGTTGTAGAGCTGCGCTCCGGCAAGCTGAGACCTGGAAAGCCAGAAGACTACTTCACCCGCCACTGTTCAGTAAACTGGCAGGGAATAGAGGCAGCCTGTCCCAAGTGGGAGAAGATGCTGTTCGAGATTCTGGGCGAGGACCCGGACGTGCTGCATTACATGCAGAAGCTTCTCGGCATGGCTCTGTGCGGCGATATATCGGAAAAGATATTCGTGGTTCTTCTGGGCGCAGAAGGCGACTCTGGTAAGACGACGATATTTGAAATTCTGTACGAGATACTCACGGGTAGCGACGGCACGAGTGAGACCGGTTATGCCGCGCCCATGCCTGTGGAGTTGCTTCTCGACCAGGGCACACCGCAGAACCCCAACAGTCCTACGCCGGCAGTTCTTGAAATGAAAGGGCAGAGAATAGCCTGGGCATCGGAGCCGGGAGAGAACAGGCGCTTCTCTGTGGACAAGATCAAACTCATGAGCGGCGACGACTCCTTGGTGGGGCGATCCCCCTATGACAAAGGCAATACGAAGTTCCGGCCGACGCATACGCTTTTTCTCCTGACAAACCACAAGATGAGGGCGGGGGATAATGACTCTGCTTTCTGGAAGCGCCTCAAGCTGGTGGATTGCCCGTATTCCTTCGTCTCAAATCCTGATCCGAACAATCCCATGGAGCGGCTGGTCAACAAGAACCTCAAGAGGGAGATTCTTTCAGAAGAGGCCTCCGGGGTTCTGGCATGGCTGGTGCGTGGATATCAGCTCTACGAGATAGAGGGACTCACTCCTCCGGAGAAGATAAAGAGGGATACCGACGCCTACCGCAGAGAAGAAAGTATCATCCTGCAATTCGTAGATGCATGCCTGGAAGAAGATCCGGAAGCGCCTCGTTTATCTGCTGCGCATATCTATACCGTGTTCAAGGCGTGGTTCGAGGACAAAATGAGCCGCCGGGGATGCCCGTCTATTTCCACGTTCGGCAAACTGGCCAAGCGGGTTATCCGCTGTGAAAAGGCCGGCGGGCGCGTCTGGTATTACGGATACAAATTCAACGAGCAGGCGGAATTCGACTATCCCAAGGAGGTGAAGGAACATGCGTAA
- a CDS encoding primase-helicase zinc-binding domain-containing protein: MLTITDLYTARGLALKGKGRNSRGAEFAGPCPLCGGRDRFLVWPEQNDGHGSYSCRQCGISGDVIQWLMDVEGMTFQEAAKAAGRKLEGRPVRSTPQAPRRHEKEPARIETRTESERVQDVAQWHEEAAHFVETRHKAIWTQTEARQYLAGRGLDEVAVRDYRLGWQCGENGRGHIMRLRKKWGLPDEAAREPGGRTRRAVWIPRGIVIPCPSAEGGIERIRIRRPDADRRQALPNLKYYVMPGSGGTPLFLDMRHGAFRNAPACVVVEAELDAMLVHRAAGDICAALAVGTAHLRRLPVVLMNRLKCFPVILVALDVDDNGAGGKGWELWKETFSQAERWPCINGKDPGEMFQASVPGHGHENIREWVIAGLPPVYAEVARRAEKKEVPQETSAEPLKDSEPQPEPVRPQNQQRPEPSFPTHPVWDLNGYYMGKELVKQCLHANGLTLVPVPGDVRIRGDRQLPKSEYVKLLPFLRRHREYLDEIAKDMGTE; the protein is encoded by the coding sequence ATGCTGACCATCACGGATCTGTACACGGCGCGGGGGCTGGCGTTGAAGGGCAAGGGCCGCAACAGTCGCGGCGCGGAGTTCGCCGGGCCGTGCCCGCTGTGCGGCGGTCGAGATCGGTTCCTGGTGTGGCCAGAACAGAACGACGGTCACGGCTCTTACAGCTGCCGGCAGTGCGGCATAAGCGGCGACGTGATCCAGTGGCTCATGGACGTGGAAGGTATGACGTTCCAGGAGGCGGCGAAGGCCGCAGGACGTAAGCTGGAAGGTCGTCCGGTAAGAAGCACGCCACAAGCCCCGCGAAGGCACGAAAAGGAACCTGCGCGTATCGAGACACGGACAGAGTCGGAACGAGTGCAGGACGTCGCTCAGTGGCACGAAGAAGCGGCTCATTTTGTCGAGACACGGCACAAGGCAATCTGGACACAGACGGAAGCCCGGCAGTACCTGGCTGGGCGCGGACTCGATGAAGTAGCTGTACGGGACTACAGGCTGGGATGGCAGTGTGGTGAAAACGGCAGGGGACACATCATGCGCCTGCGCAAGAAGTGGGGGCTGCCTGATGAAGCGGCACGGGAACCGGGTGGCCGTACTCGCCGGGCGGTATGGATCCCCCGCGGCATCGTGATTCCCTGTCCTTCTGCCGAAGGCGGAATTGAACGAATCCGTATCCGCCGCCCGGACGCAGACCGCAGGCAGGCGCTGCCGAATCTGAAATACTATGTCATGCCGGGTAGCGGCGGCACGCCTCTTTTTCTCGACATGAGGCACGGAGCATTCCGCAACGCTCCGGCCTGTGTGGTCGTGGAGGCAGAGCTTGACGCCATGCTGGTACACCGGGCGGCCGGAGATATCTGCGCGGCTCTGGCTGTGGGTACGGCCCACCTTCGGCGCCTGCCCGTCGTTCTTATGAACAGACTGAAGTGTTTCCCCGTGATTCTGGTGGCCCTGGACGTGGACGATAACGGCGCCGGCGGCAAGGGGTGGGAACTCTGGAAAGAGACGTTTTCACAGGCGGAACGCTGGCCGTGTATCAATGGCAAGGACCCGGGAGAGATGTTTCAGGCTTCAGTACCCGGCCACGGTCATGAGAATATCCGGGAGTGGGTAATCGCTGGCTTGCCACCTGTGTACGCGGAAGTCGCCCGCAGAGCAGAAAAGAAGGAAGTTCCACAGGAAACGTCAGCGGAGCCCCTGAAAGATTCAGAGCCGCAACCTGAACCGGTGCGGCCGCAAAACCAGCAACGACCGGAGCCTTCCTTTCCAACGCATCCTGTATGGGATCTGAACGGCTATTACATGGGCAAGGAACTGGTGAAGCAGTGCCTGCACGCCAACGGCCTTACCCTGGTGCCTGTACCGGGTGACGTGAGAATCCGTGGAGACCGCCAGTTGCCGAAAAGTGAATACGTCAAGCTTCTGCCTTTCCTGAGGAGGCACAGAGAATATCTCGATGAAATAGCAAAAGATATGGGGACAGAATAA
- a CDS encoding terminase gpA endonuclease subunit produces the protein MSRWAAQHLIVPDGPYAGARYRRDVNPYLAGIMDAFSERSVEEVVVCGAPQTGKTLCLYACLCWCIDYRPAPRMLAMPDDETLARVVEAKLKPMFRKTRPVRELLGKSKGGRTGFADGTALYLSSAASASQRASISVQDLFLDEESLFRAFAGHGDPVTDFRERTRSYPYTHKIMRISKPVGDETSTIWADLAAMDEVRRYRVVCPACGTEQVMQPENIISEHGVKDPVRVRREKLGRYRCPHCAYHWTDYARDQAVARGRWEADSPLPSPHRVGFHLPAYLSSAVSLSEVRAAQLELEKTDDADAHQAYANGILARPYTPVIAKTSEDEVLELVDRDLPPCTLPAGYRAVTLGIDMQRVGFWYMAVAWTRRLDGAVIDYGRLQDWEEVYRKVFETEYAVQGQDDSVPVWRAALDTGGGLEGDAISRTEQAYEFLRQYGMGVLWGTKGASHRQSLPVQWSLMERMPQSRTSIRGGLRLYILDTDYFKTWTTARLQPGSRQPFRLHSGCDEALAKQLTAEQLVREKGKRVWKQRRRDNHWFDCLCLCTAAAHSTWTPSLSRILETVEEEEPAFVEQKGA, from the coding sequence GTGTCGCGCTGGGCGGCACAGCATCTCATTGTGCCGGACGGCCCCTATGCCGGGGCACGGTACCGGCGCGACGTGAATCCGTACCTGGCGGGCATCATGGACGCATTTTCCGAGCGCAGCGTGGAGGAAGTGGTGGTCTGCGGTGCTCCCCAGACAGGAAAAACGCTGTGCCTGTACGCATGCCTGTGCTGGTGCATCGACTACAGGCCGGCGCCGCGCATGCTGGCCATGCCGGACGACGAAACGCTGGCCCGCGTGGTGGAAGCCAAACTTAAGCCCATGTTCCGCAAAACACGGCCCGTGCGCGAGCTTCTCGGCAAGAGCAAGGGCGGCCGCACGGGATTTGCCGACGGAACGGCCCTGTACCTGTCCAGCGCGGCCAGTGCCAGCCAGCGCGCGTCTATTTCCGTGCAGGATTTGTTTCTGGACGAGGAATCTCTGTTCCGAGCTTTTGCAGGCCACGGAGACCCGGTGACGGACTTTAGGGAGAGAACGCGCTCCTATCCCTATACGCACAAGATCATGCGTATCAGTAAGCCCGTGGGCGATGAAACGAGCACGATATGGGCAGACCTGGCCGCCATGGATGAGGTGCGCCGTTACCGGGTGGTGTGCCCGGCCTGCGGGACGGAACAGGTGATGCAGCCGGAGAACATCATTTCCGAGCACGGCGTGAAGGACCCCGTGCGGGTACGGCGCGAAAAGCTGGGGCGCTACCGCTGCCCGCACTGCGCCTATCACTGGACGGACTACGCCCGCGACCAGGCCGTGGCGCGCGGCCGATGGGAGGCCGACAGTCCGCTTCCGTCTCCCCACCGCGTGGGCTTCCACCTGCCGGCTTACCTTTCTTCCGCAGTGTCTCTTTCTGAGGTTCGGGCGGCGCAGCTGGAACTGGAAAAGACGGACGATGCAGACGCCCATCAGGCATACGCCAACGGCATTCTGGCCAGGCCCTATACTCCGGTCATTGCCAAAACCAGTGAGGACGAAGTGCTGGAGCTGGTGGACCGCGACCTGCCGCCGTGCACGCTGCCCGCCGGATATCGGGCAGTTACGCTGGGGATAGACATGCAGCGTGTTGGCTTCTGGTACATGGCCGTTGCCTGGACACGGCGGCTGGACGGCGCGGTCATTGACTACGGCCGCCTTCAGGACTGGGAGGAGGTGTACCGCAAAGTCTTTGAAACGGAATACGCCGTGCAGGGGCAGGACGATTCCGTGCCCGTATGGCGCGCCGCGCTCGATACCGGCGGCGGTCTGGAAGGGGACGCCATATCCCGCACGGAACAGGCCTATGAGTTCCTGCGCCAGTATGGGATGGGGGTGCTGTGGGGAACCAAAGGTGCAAGTCACCGCCAGAGCCTTCCCGTGCAGTGGAGTCTCATGGAACGGATGCCTCAGAGCCGAACGTCCATCAGGGGTGGGCTGCGTCTTTATATTCTGGACACTGACTACTTCAAAACATGGACAACGGCCCGCCTTCAGCCCGGAAGCAGACAGCCTTTTCGTTTGCATTCCGGATGCGATGAAGCTCTGGCAAAGCAACTCACTGCGGAGCAACTCGTACGGGAGAAGGGAAAGCGGGTATGGAAACAGCGCCGGCGGGACAATCACTGGTTTGACTGCCTTTGCCTGTGCACGGCGGCCGCGCATTCCACCTGGACGCCGAGCCTTTCGCGCATACTGGAAACTGTGGAAGAGGAAGAGCCCGCCTTTGTCGAGCAGAAGGGGGCGTGA
- a CDS encoding glycosyltransferase, which yields MPTLCKVSQDPLIFHSYNFGHIYTPVKQLAPYIQKGKNIHIVLTLNMSIRPPQKIENLARAYHHYAKRYPWIIVTVLANEPEELELLRTHDIRSELCNQNCLIDERCYTIRQVPKKYDAISNSRMASYKRLELLSKVNNCALLTYFLDPSDYDYEKRILPHAGGNNAACPNLICPQIDSNGWHWFDTNKICEELSASRCGIIASKEEGACFAAVEYLLCGLPVVTTPNIGGRDAMFDKDYVIWADPDPDSIAEAVKKAIALPISSQEIRERTIEKIRNGRKTYCNILNAIAKDEGIEKDFMTEWDSFYVNKMINNISEEDAITLLDNSGVKTHYSLLHRLHNAHKKLKYYIKRYIK from the coding sequence ATGCCTACCCTATGCAAGGTCTCACAGGATCCTCTCATATTTCACAGTTATAACTTTGGTCATATCTATACGCCTGTAAAGCAACTGGCCCCATACATACAAAAGGGAAAGAACATCCATATTGTTCTTACCCTTAATATGTCCATACGTCCGCCGCAAAAGATTGAAAATCTTGCGCGGGCATATCATCACTATGCCAAACGATATCCGTGGATTATTGTGACGGTTCTGGCTAATGAACCGGAAGAGCTGGAACTCCTGCGGACTCACGACATTCGTTCAGAGTTATGCAATCAGAACTGCCTCATCGACGAACGCTGCTACACCATTCGGCAGGTGCCTAAGAAATACGACGCCATCTCCAATTCCCGGATGGCTTCCTATAAGAGATTGGAGCTTCTCAGCAAGGTGAACAACTGCGCGCTGCTCACCTATTTTCTCGACCCGTCCGACTACGACTATGAAAAACGCATACTTCCTCATGCTGGAGGCAATAATGCGGCATGTCCCAATCTTATCTGCCCCCAGATTGACAGTAACGGCTGGCACTGGTTCGATACAAACAAAATTTGTGAAGAGCTGTCAGCCAGCCGGTGCGGCATCATTGCGTCCAAAGAAGAAGGAGCCTGCTTTGCCGCCGTGGAATACTTGCTTTGCGGACTGCCGGTAGTCACAACGCCCAATATAGGGGGCCGCGACGCCATGTTCGACAAAGATTACGTCATCTGGGCAGATCCTGATCCCGACAGCATTGCCGAAGCCGTCAAAAAGGCCATAGCGCTTCCTATTTCATCCCAAGAAATACGGGAACGTACCATAGAAAAAATAAGAAACGGACGAAAAACTTATTGTAATATTCTTAATGCTATTGCAAAAGATGAAGGCATTGAAAAGGATTTCATGACTGAATGGGATTCATTTTATGTAAATAAAATGATAAACAACATATCAGAAGAAGATGCAATTACTCTTCTTGATAATTCTGGAGTAAAAACGCACTATAGTTTGTTACACAGATTGCATAATGCACATAAGAAATTAAAATATTACATCAAACGTTATATAAAATAA